One genomic window of Salvia miltiorrhiza cultivar Shanhuang (shh) chromosome 4, IMPLAD_Smil_shh, whole genome shotgun sequence includes the following:
- the LOC131023840 gene encoding thaumatin-like protein 1: protein MASYFKILLISLLIHISQGKGVKGATFTFVNKCSQTIWPAILGSPVLETTGFELPKSGSRAFQAPTGWSGRFWGRTGCTFDESGHGSCATGDCGSGQLECNGAGATAATLAEFTLGSGSMDFYDVSLVDGYNLPMLIEVSGGSGQCASTGCVEDLNQRCPSELRTENGGACRSACDAFNTPEYCCKGEYGSPATCKPSMYSQAFKSACPKSYSYAYDDATSTFTCTAADYVITFCPSHPSQKSSKSDDAASSGSGSEAESDTDTGSASAGSGSVQEAILADGSWLADLATGDSTTRLSPSATVQALLALTVVHLAASLVHFQLYYIF from the exons ATGGCTTCTTACTTCAAGATTCTCTTGATCAGTCTTCTCATCCACATCTCCCAAGGTAAAG GAGTTAAAGGTGCAACATTCACATTTGTAAACAAATGTTCCCAAACCATTTGGCCAGCAATTTTAGGAAGCCCAGTGCTAGAGACCACAGGATTCGAGCTCCCGAAATCCGGCTCGCGCGCCTTCCAGGCCCCGACCGGCTGGTCCGGCCGCTTTTGGGGCCGTACCGGCTGCACCTTCGATGAATCGGGGCACGGCTCCTGCGCCACCGGCGACTGCGGCTCCGGGCAACTGGAGTGCAACGGCGCCGGCGCTACCGCCGCCACGCTGGCGGAGTTCACCCTGGGGTCCGGCTCCATGGACTTCTACGACGTGAGCCTGGTGGACGGCTACAACCTGCCCATGCTGATCGAGGTGAGCGGCGGATCGGGGCAGTGCGCCTCCACCGGCTGCGTGGAGGACCTCAACCAGAGGTGCCCCTCCGAGCTGAGGACAGAGAACGGCGGCGCGTGCCGGAGCGCGTGCGACGCGTTCAACACTCCCGAGTACTGCTGCAAGGGCGAGTACGGGTCGCCTGCGACGTGCAAGCCGTCCATGTACTCGCAGGCCTTCAAGAGCGCGTGCCCTAAATCCTACAGCTACGCTTACGACGACGCCACCAGCACCTTCACCTGCACAGCAGCCGATTACGTCATCACCTTCTGCCCCTCCCATCCTAG ccaaaaatcatcaaaatcggATGATGCGGCTAGTTCCGGGTCGGGTTCGGAAGCAGAATCCGATACAGATACCGGGTCGGCAAGTGCAGGATCCGGGTCGGTTCAGGAGGCGATTTTGGCAGATGGGTCATGGTTAGCTGATTTGGCAACAGGGGACTCCACTACAAGACTATCTCCTAGTGCCACAGTACAAGCATTACTGGCACTAACTGTTGTACATCTCGCTGCTTCACTTGTACATTTTCAATTGTACTACATTTTTTAG